The Chlamydia sp. 04-14 genome includes a region encoding these proteins:
- a CDS encoding site-specific integrase — MFGNKVYQSNLSHQEFLSIRNERIWEGLRNIPLSEAVLVWLSSLNNHTARSYKGSILALEKIGLVSLNISLQEFALLNHNIILDSIKQVPMKIVPWSEGTKQVRAACYISLTKFLNRATSGLISIAQPSHQESNKTFYKIRDLVKTNAMNKIERVMFLEALEKINHRDWLIAQTILQGAKRVTEALSVTTDKISFKNGTISFDQSKSRGMTKTTIITYPQRFMKLIEDYVGNRLGLVFITKNGKSVGLKQLAGTFAKAGIKAGISFKVTPHVLRATAVTEYKNMGCSDSDIMKVTGHSSSKMIYAYDKSTTSENASKKVSLI; from the coding sequence ATGTTTGGGAATAAAGTTTACCAAAGCAACCTGTCACATCAGGAATTTCTTTCTATTAGAAATGAACGTATTTGGGAAGGATTAAGAAATATACCACTCTCTGAAGCTGTTTTGGTATGGCTGTCATCCTTAAATAATCATACAGCCAGATCTTATAAAGGGTCTATCCTAGCATTAGAGAAAATAGGTTTGGTTTCTTTGAATATATCCCTACAAGAATTCGCTCTGTTAAACCACAATATTATCTTAGATTCGATAAAACAAGTCCCGATGAAAATAGTTCCTTGGTCAGAAGGGACAAAACAGGTACGCGCAGCATGTTATATATCCCTAACAAAATTTTTAAACCGAGCAACATCGGGTTTAATTTCTATAGCTCAACCATCGCACCAAGAATCTAACAAAACGTTTTATAAGATTAGAGACTTGGTCAAAACGAATGCTATGAACAAAATTGAAAGAGTTATGTTTTTAGAGGCTTTAGAAAAAATCAATCACAGAGATTGGTTAATAGCTCAGACTATTCTCCAAGGGGCAAAGCGTGTAACAGAGGCTTTGTCTGTTACTACGGATAAGATTTCATTCAAAAATGGAACCATATCTTTTGATCAAAGTAAGAGTAGAGGTATGACCAAAACAACGATCATAACTTATCCCCAACGATTCATGAAATTAATAGAAGATTATGTGGGGAATAGGTTGGGATTAGTCTTTATAACTAAAAACGGAAAAAGTGTTGGTTTAAAACAACTGGCAGGAACTTTTGCTAAAGCCGGAATAAAAGCAGGTATATCGTTTAAAGTCACACCCCATGTTTTAAGAGCTACTGCAGTAACGGAGTACAAAAATATGGGATGCTCAGATTCTGACATTATGAAAGTAACAGGTCATTCGTCTTCAAAAATGATATACGCTTACGACAAATCCACAACATCCGAAAACGCATCAAAAAAAGTGTCCCTGATTTAA